Genomic DNA from Dermacentor variabilis isolate Ectoservices chromosome 6, ASM5094787v1, whole genome shotgun sequence:
aaatataccattctttttttttaaataatgcaaCTATTTTCAGAGAGTTCAGTAGGCACCACGCAAGTCCTCACGGGAAAATAAACAAATGTAAAGCCTAAAAATAAAGAACACATAGTTCCTCGCTTAAATTATGTTTGATCTTAACATGAAAAAGCATAAGCTTGAACACACAAGTATTCTTAGGTCTGTCACAATGTTAGAAATCATGCAAGCTTGAAGTCAGCACTAAACAGCTTAAGCTACCTGGTAAAGATGCACAACATCGCACAGTTCATCACAGTCTATCACCATACAAACACTGGGCTTAGCAAGAGATGAAACATGAGTATGCAAGTACATCTATACATGTGATTACACTGCCAGAAAACAAGTAGCCTTGTGTATGATAACATATGCATAATAAGAAGGGGAAACAAAAGTGGAACGTGGAAGCCAGAATATGTTGTTAAGAGGCTGTTCCTCCCCTTGGCAAAGATTAAAAGGAATTAAAATCCAACAAGTGGCAAAACCCATAACGCCTCCCTAACAGCGCGATAAACAAATCTATCAGCTTAATTGAACACTAGAGCAACACATCACCATACTACTTCAGCTCACTTCCTTCTGCGAGACACAGACACAATTCAGCAAAGCAGCCATGTAGGAGTAAGATAAACACAACATTCTTCAAACACAAATGCACACTTCCCAAAACAGTCCCAAATAGCAATACTATGCATATGCAAATTAATTTGTCCCACGGTAACAAGTGAACAGGTCTAATTTCTCAACATCTCAACCACAACTGCAAAGATAGCAATATACATTTCCGGCAAGTAGCTGCCCTAACTGCCGCACATTGAAAAGTACCTGCAGGAACCTTTGTTTCTTGAGTATGAATAACAGTAACAATGAGAAATCAACACTATCTTTAAATATCATGCTATCAGAAGGCACTAACATTGTCCCTTGATTGTATATTATTTTAGGATTTAGTGCTAGGCAAGCATGTTAAATGAGTGTGCACGGTAGAGTACAGCCAAGTAAAAAAAATGCCTGTCACTAGCTCCTGAACAAACACTTCTCTGTACCTACGTATATAAAACAAACGCCAAGTGGTCCTGCACACACCTTAGTGCACTCAGTGACAGCTTTCAGCATAGTGGTTCCTGAAATTAACTGTGGTGCTGTTACATGGACGTGCTTTATTAGCGAGGACTTCAGATCTTTCTCGGCAAGCTAGGACTTTTCAGAACATGCCTGGGAATCAGCAGTTGTCACAAGTCATGATAGTTCagtacatataaaaaaaaaacaatcgcacAAGATTCTCCCTTGGGTGTATTGTTACAAGCAATTATTACTATATCAAATTGTTTTGCTCTGGTCCACTGTTATAACGAGCGTCGGCTACACCACATTCAGGTCACCAAATTCGAAGAAAGAACAGTCTGCACTGACGGTGCAGCAGTCAAAATAAAAACATTCTCGTTTTGTTCAAAACTTTTGTGCTACCAGTGAGCAAATGTCAATGCAACATCTATTGATGTAGAACAAAGGCTTATTACAAAGCCTTAATTACAAGAAAGGTTTACTACACAGCCATGGGAACATTTCAGGCCATGCCATATTCAAGACAAGCTGAATGTTCCGTGTTAGTTTTCCCATGGAGCTTTCCCACTTTGTGTAGACGGTGGCGCCGGACATCCCTCTAGGTAATACTGCAAGACATTTTACTGCTTTAGAAGTCTCAACGTACGTTGTGAAGCTTTAATGACACAAATGTGCGACGTCACACCTTGACTTACTTGTGCTCACTTGCCTTCTTTATGGAGAGAACTTGGTCATTAGAAGAGGCCAGAAGCACATGGAATCACTTGAGAAGCAACAAaaatgcatgcattttttttttactaaaatgCAAGAGTTATTTCTCAACAGATTTGTGGCATGCCTTCTCTGCACGGCACATTTCATAGGAATGAATCTTCACGACGTGTGCATGCAACTTCGGGCGCACTTCATATGAAAAGGATAACTTTAACATGTAAAAACTCTGCCGAGCAGTGCTTAAATGTAAAACATGCTCTTGTTAATAAATTCATAGTCTTTTTCCTAGACACAAGTTTATCTATATGTATTAGTGCATTGAAAATTGAACTGTTTATGAGAGCACTGAGCAGTTAAACAATGTGTCCACAACCTTGGGCACCCCAAATAGGAACCCAGACACAGAAATATGGTCCTCATATCCGTACTGTTTTTCTCCTGACTGTCTCCCTATCGGCGCTATCCAAAGTTATGGATCCCTACCAACTTGGCTGATGAGAGTGCTTGTTGAATGATGTGGTTTGACACATGTAAGTTTTTAATGCTATGTGTGGATGTTTTGATGGCAATGCAATTATCATCAGTGTACAGCTCGTGACACACGTGCAGCATTCCAATAACGCCTCTTTTTTTTCATGATCCACATACCTTGTGTTCAATATATGGGATCACACAACACAGGCCGCAAGCGGTGATCACAAGTGCAGAAGAATGCAACCCTAATAAGTACTGCAGTAAAATGCCCTACAGCTAGAAAACAAATGCATCACACATCTCATGTCTCGGACAACTTTGCACTACTTGTTGCGTTATTAGGGGGCAGTACTGAGAATATGATTATTAGGCACACTTGCAAGGTATAAACTTCAACAGATGGTAAGTTACTCTGGAATGCATTGCAATTTTGTGTGTGGCAGTAGCAATAGTTGCATATAGAGAAATGTTATTCGCAGCATTCTACAgcttcctttgtgtagtctggcaaCAATTATGGTCACTTTGTGGTAAGTACGTAAGCATGCACCAGTCCACCATGGCAGCCAATCTTTTGTGACCCATAAATAAATGCATCTACTTGTAACAGGTACCGTTTGTAATAAGATGAAAGAAGCGGGCACTCTCTACAAGGCAAGTTTGTCGAGTTATGTCACCTAGAGAGAAAACTTGAGTGTCAAAATTTGGGCTGTATCATGTGAACAGTTATGCAAATGCGTATACTAAACTGCTGAGCCCAAAGCACAGTTACCCATCCAATTAGTGCTGTTGGAAAGTATTCTTCAACATTTAACATGCTAAGTCTCCAAATAGCTAACTAGACAATGTTACTGTGGATATATGCAGAGGGTCACATCTTTCTCACTTCAGCATAGCAGATGACTTGAGAAGCAGCCGAGGAGAAAGACAAATCAAGAAATTTTTCAAACCTTGTGACCCTCAGTCACCTCCTCCACCACTGTCGCAGCCACCTCCACTGTCGCAGCCACCTCCAGTGTCGCAGCCACCTCCACTGTCATGACCACCACTGTCATGACAACCGCTGTCATGGCCACTACTGCCATGTCCACCACTATCATGTCCACCGCTATCATGTCCACCGCTATCATGGCCACAACTTTCGTGGCCGCTGTCAGCTCCCCGACCGGCTTCCTCATCGCTGCTGGAATGACCAATGTCAGAAGACCAGCCACCAGGAGGGTAGTATGAACCGGACCCAAAGCTGCTACGTTTGTAACCGTGGCTCTTCTTATGCTTCTTGTACTTCACGGGGGCTGTGTGCTTCTCTGTAGAGCGGCAGTACCGGTAGAGGATCCCAAGAAGCACTAGCACAATTACTATCACAACGGCAATGATGACGCCAATGATTACAGATGCCACCATGGTCTCGTTGTACTTCTACCTAAAAAAGTACAACGCAAGATGTGGTTACAAAAGGCACTCAAAGAGAAAGtcaagcatgcagatgctgtgCCTATAGTGAACTGAGCATAGGTCTGGTATAGTGCATTTATATGTACACAAGGCTGAATGTAATGTTTCTTGTGATGTGCTACTAAAGGATAACTATAGCCTTCAACTCTTATGATAAAGAAGTGATTTAATACACCAGCGCAAGTTTCCACATATCAAGCTACTTACAACTGCTACCTAAGTCGCAGATGCTATAGGAAACTGCAAGATTTCCTGAAAAGATCTCTTTTATTATGACAAACATGTGCTTCATATGATAGGTGCTGGATCTGCTTTAATATGAGGCTTTCAACAACCTTTCAGAATTTAGAAAGCATAAAATGTTACAGAAAACTTACAAGCACATCTAATGCAAGAAGCACAGAAAAAGATGGAATTGGGAGAAATATTATGCACTAATGCACCTCTCACCAATCTCACACTGAAACTACAATAGGAAAATTCATCTCAAATGAACTTCCCCCTTGCTCCAGCTTTGAAACATACGTTTAACAATTTACAAATTCCCAAACTCCACAGGCACAGCAGATTGCCAGCTTCAATGTTACTGTGATGCAAATATGACTAGGACACAATGGCCACAAAAGATCAATAAGAGTTACTTTTTGACATAGTAATGAAGAAACAAACACATTTTAATTAATGCAGGTAGTTCAACAAAAGTTTTATCTTTATAGAAACTTCATGCGTATCAGTTCATGGTGCAATGCAAAGAAGCAGACACTGCCTCAGAAACATCACTACATAAGCAGTTAAACCTGAACAAATGCTGTGTATGCAAATGCCTCAACATGCCTGAATGGGTCACTAAGGACAAACACTAATGTCTAGAGCGATACAGAATTCTGTCAAAGTTCTATAGTTTTCTCCTTGGCAGAAAAATGTTGGTCATTAGGGAATAAAATGAAGGCAGAACTTTGCTACTGAAATTACATTTTCAGCACCATCCAAACAACGGTGGTGATGTGAAGTCATCAATTTCATCATATTTTCACACACTTTCAAGTTTTACTGCAGAGGAGGATGTCTAAAATGCTGTCAGCTTGAGTCCTTTCACACTTAACAAATATGATGCATGTGAGAATTGATTACCTAGCCTTGAGAAGACACTTCAACCTATGCATTCCCAAATGAGACCTGACTCAAAGCTCTTCGGGTGGAGCACGGCGGCACCTCTCGACTGATGAATATGCTACGCTGTAATAAAGCTTCTCGCTAATTCCTCCGAGTTGTTGCTTGAGAAACGTACATTCATTCCAGTGCATTCAGACAGAAACCCATAGAATTTGGGTGAAAAATTTTCACTCACAAGTCAACTGGGAGTGCCATTAAAGATCAGTGACCACTTCAGTTTGGAGGAAGCACTGCCTTCCACTTTTTTGAGTCGAGTAGGAATTCTGAATGGAGGAACATTCTAGAATATGGGGCACAAAATCCACAATATCACCAGGAGCTGGCATAAACATTTTGAGGCGGTGTCAGCGCCCTTTCCTTTTGCTGTCGTCTTTTCAGTAAGATAGTCCTTCGGTATAGCTAAATTAACTAGCCTCAAGCAgactgtcaaaatccatgacatcataGCTTATAACGAGCAGGAATGGCAAGGTGATGCTGACTTTTGACGGCTTTCCAACTCAGCAATGATCCCTTCATTGCAAGACCATCTATTTAGCGTTGCACAAGTGTAAACAACCAATCTAACGTCATTTCTTTTAAGTGTCTTTTTGAAGAGATACCAAGAGGGTATGTCAAATTAAAGGAATGACGACAGACACTTTCCAATTGAACAAACACTACCACATGCTTCTCGCACGTAAATGGATGACACTTAGCAGCTAGGAATGAAAGCCGTCAACACTTATAAATGATTTTAAATTGGTGCTAAAATTGGTCatgaaatgacagacttggcttCAATGGCATTATCATGATGTCGCAACACAGAGCAAAATTTGCCATCGTTGTGTCGCAATAAAGATGGTTATGACAATTTTGCTTGCAACAGATAAAACTGTTGCACAGATTTCTGCTGGCTGGGCTCACATGTGGAAGCCACAGCAATCACAGGAACAGAGAAAGCCAGTGTGCCATGACATCACGATGCATTCACCATCTGGGCACGAAAACTGAATAGGGTTCGTAGAAACAAGCATGACAGTAAATTATTTGGAGTGCTCCGACACTTGCCcgtattaaagcgaagctcttCTTCGCAAATCTCCCCGGACTTTTCTAACTGTGGCTGGGTGCTTTCTCTCTTACTGAATACCTCGTGCTAGGGACAGCATAACCATCTTTACTAACCTTACAGGTGTCCCTGCTGGAGGCTTTGTGTTCGACGGAATTAAGCCGTGATAAAACAAATGATGCCTAAGTCTCCCAACTGAAACATGTCTGCGTCATCAAGAGCACAGTTCCTTTAATAAAACAAACCTTTCTATGCCTACTTTTCTATGGTTCGGGGTTCGGGGCATCTGCTTGATTGGTCTTTACCAAGTGCAGTTTACTGTAGCATTATCTCAAGGATGGGCCAGCTCTAGTTGGTGTGCCGACACCGAATGGGCACCTCGCCGTCTTCACCGGCAGGCATGTAATTGCTATGATGTAAAACCCTGTACACAATACAATCAGTTACACGGCATTAATTTAAGCGCCAAAAGCTTCGCTTCCGAGATTCAAATGTGGGTTAcgtctgcataattttttgcaACAGTTTAGAGGGTTTGGACCTTCATAACAAtcagagtttctaaataaataccctagagggaaatgtggcgctagtgtctacaggggttctcatgagcgttgcctcaacctaaaagggaatgatgggaagcacaggCTTCGGATCGACTTCGGTCTTTAggctagtggcgtttgcttgttgcacagtaaacaaagctatagtaaaatattatcgcgtaaaatctaattttatttctgaagtatgttatataatgacaacacgctacataaactttgtatgaatttgagatggaagcatgatttactatggtttgtcaccaggacacactagggtatgcatacttgtgcAATTCTGTTCCTGATTTAACG
This window encodes:
- the LOC142585306 gene encoding uncharacterized protein LOC142585306 isoform X1 yields the protein MVASVIIGVIIAVVIVIVLVLLGILYRYCRSTEKHTAPVKYKKHKKSHGYKRSSFGSGSYYPPGGWSSDIGHSSSDEEAGRGADSGHESCGHDSGGHDSGGHDSGGHGSSGHDSGCHDSGGHDSGGGCDTGGGCDSGGGCDSGGGGD
- the LOC142585306 gene encoding uncharacterized protein LOC142585306 isoform X2, producing the protein MRKPVGELTAATKVVAMIAVDMIAVDMIVVDMAVVAMTAVVMTVVVMTVEVAATLEVAATVEVAATVVEEVTEGHKV